A region of the Methanobrevibacter sp. genome:
ATAGCTCACGTTCGTTGGGCAACCCATGGTGACCCTTCTAAGCTGAATGCGCACCCTCATGTTGATGAAGAGAATACCGTTGCTGTAGTTCACAATGGTATCATTGAAAATTATCTTGAAATTAAGGAAAAGTTAACTCTCGAAGGGCATGTATTCAAGTCTGATACAGACACTGAGGTAATCCCTCACTTGATTCAAAAATTCATGGCTGAAAAATTCGACCTTGAACATGCAGTCAGGAAAACAATTGAAATAATCGAGGGAGCATATGCAATTGCTGCAATCAGTATAAACGAACCAAACAAGATTGTCGCAACTCGTAAGGACTCTCCATTGATAGTAGGACTTGGTGAAGACGGCTATTATTTAGCATCTGATTCTCCCGCGATTTTAAAATATGCAAAGGACATAATCTATCCTGAAAAGGGAGAAATAGTGATTGTGGACAAGGAAGGAGTCATTGTTCACGATGAATTCGATAATGTTGTTAACAAGGAAATCGAAACCATTAACTGGACTCCTGAAATGGCTGAAAAAGAAGGCTATGATCATTTCATGATAAAGGAAATCAATGAACAGGCCACTGCCGTTAGAAATACATTGACTCAAAAAGACAACATTCAGGAAATTATCGATGATATTGATGATATTCAAAGAATCTGTTTTGTTGCATGCGGAACCTCTTATCATGCATCACTGACAGGCAAATACTTGATAGAATCCCTTGCAGGAATTCCAACCGATGTGATTCTCGCTTCGGAGTTCAAATATTCCGCAAATACTTTGGATGACAAAACATTAGTCATTTTCATATCACAATCCGGTGAAACCGCAGATTCACTTAAGGCTTTGGATGTGGCCAATCAGACATCAAAGACTTTAGGAATCATTAATGTTGCAGGATCATCCATCACAAGGAGGGCGGATTATGTTATTCAGACCCAAGCAGGCCCTGAAATTGGAGTTGCAGCAACAAAAACATATGTGGCACAACTGACTTCAATCTATTTATTTGCAGCATTGCTTTCCAAAAACATTGAATTGCTAAAGGAACTTGATAATGTGCCTGATTTCATCGATGAGACTTTGGAAGATGTCGAATACATCAAAGAGCTTTCCAAAAGATACAACTATGCCCGTGACTTTTTCTATTTGGGAAGGGGATATTCCTACCCAACAGCTCTTGAGGGAGCCCTGAAGCTTAAGGAAATCACTTACATTCATGGTGAAGGATATGCTGCTGGTGAGCTAAAGCACGGTCCTTTGGCTTTGATAGATGAAGGAATCCCTGTCGTTGTAATAATACCTCCTGGAGACAATTACAGAAAAACCATGAGTAATCTGGAAGAGGTCAAATCCCGTGGGGCAAATGTATTGGCCATCGGTTCAAAAA
Encoded here:
- the glmS gene encoding glutamine--fructose-6-phosphate transaminase (isomerizing); this translates as MCGIVGCILKDDEDVAPILFDCISKLEYRGYDSIGLATFSDGKIHIKKDKGKIDEVNRSLDLTDMPGNFGIAHVRWATHGDPSKLNAHPHVDEENTVAVVHNGIIENYLEIKEKLTLEGHVFKSDTDTEVIPHLIQKFMAEKFDLEHAVRKTIEIIEGAYAIAAISINEPNKIVATRKDSPLIVGLGEDGYYLASDSPAILKYAKDIIYPEKGEIVIVDKEGVIVHDEFDNVVNKEIETINWTPEMAEKEGYDHFMIKEINEQATAVRNTLTQKDNIQEIIDDIDDIQRICFVACGTSYHASLTGKYLIESLAGIPTDVILASEFKYSANTLDDKTLVIFISQSGETADSLKALDVANQTSKTLGIINVAGSSITRRADYVIQTQAGPEIGVAATKTYVAQLTSIYLFAALLSKNIELLKELDNVPDFIDETLEDVEYIKELSKRYNYARDFFYLGRGYSYPTALEGALKLKEITYIHGEGYAAGELKHGPLALIDEGIPVVVIIPPGDNYRKTMSNLEEVKSRGANVLAIGSKNDESLKSKVDAVIGINDNVKEIIAPLVYVVPLQLIAYYITLEKGHDPDKPKNLAKCVTVE